Proteins from a single region of Antechinus flavipes isolate AdamAnt ecotype Samford, QLD, Australia chromosome 2, AdamAnt_v2, whole genome shotgun sequence:
- the HRH3 gene encoding histamine H3 receptor: MERALPDGALNVSWGPSTGEATAPGFSAAWTVVLAVLMALLIVATVVGNALVMLAFVVDSSLRTQNNFFLLNLAISDFLVGAFCIPLYVPYVLTGKWTFGRSFCKLWLVVDYLLCTSSVFNIVLISYDRFLSVTRAVAYRAQQGNTRRAVQKMVLVWVLAFLLYGPAILSWEYLSGGSIIPEGECYAEFFYNWYFLITASTLEFFTPFLSVTFFNLSIYLNIQKRTRDRLDVGREEPGRLFNHESETNPKFSLKCWEWEQKMPRETLNLHKYEAHPSDKPDGARDSPTSSSNSSTHASEKPRSLKRSYKPSASTSSLEKRMKMMSQSITQRFRLSRDKKVAKSLAVIVSIFGLCWAPYTLLMIIRAACHGRCIPDYWYETSFWLLWVNSAVNPILYPLCHYSFRRAFMKLLCPKKLKIQPHNSLEHGWK, translated from the exons ATGGAACGTGCCCTGCCTGACGGGGCCCTCAACGTGTCCTGGGGGCCGAGCACTGGCGAGGCGACAGCGCCCGGCTTCTCCGCCGCCTGGACCGTGGTCCTGGCTGTGCTGATGGCGCTGCTGATCGTGGCCACCGTGGTGGGCAACGCACTGGTCATGCTGGCCTTCGTGGTGGACTCCAGCCTCCGCACACAGAACAACTTCTTCCTCCTCAATTTAGCCATCTCTGATTTCCTAGTAG GAGCCTTTTGCATCCCCTTGTATGTACCCTATGTGCTGACTGGAAAGTGGACTTTCGGGAGGAGCTTCTGCAAGTTGTGGCTGGTAGTTGACTATCTGCTCTGCACCTCTTCAGTCTTCAACATTGTATTAATCAGTTATGATCGGTTCCTCTCTGTTACCAGGGCG GTTGCATATCGTGCTCAGCAAGGCAATACCCGGCGGGCAGTGCAGAAGATGGTGTTGGTGTGGGTACTGGCCTTCCTGCTCTATGGACCTGCCATCCTGAGCTGGGAGTATCTCTCTGGTGGAAGCATCATCCCAGAGGGTGAATGTTATGCTGAGTTTTTCTACAACTGGTACTTCCTCATCACAGCCTCCACACTGGAGTTCTTCACACCCTTCCTCAGTGTGACCTTCTTCAACCTGAGCATCTATTTGAACATCCAGAAACGAACCCGGGACCGGCTAGATGTGGGCCGGGAGGAGCCTGGGAGGCTCTTCAATCATGAGTCAGAGACAAATCCCAAGTTCTCCCTGAAGTGCTGGGAGTGGGAGCAGAAGATGCCCCGGGAGACCTTGAACCTTCACAAGTATGAGGCACACCCTTCAGACAAGCCAGATGGTGCCCGGGACTCACCCACATCCAGTTCCAACAGTTCCACCCATGCTTCTGAAAAGCCAAGGTCTTTGAAAAGGAGCTACAAGCCCTCAGCATCCACCTCATCCCTGGAGAAAAGGATGAAGATGATGTCACAGAGCATCACCCAACGCTTCCGGCTGTCCAGGGACAAGAAAGTGGCCAAGTCTTTGGCAGTGATTGTGAGCATCTTTGGTTTATGCTGGGCTCCCTACACCCTCCTAATGATCATTCGGGCTGCCTGCCATGGCCGCTGCATTCCTGATTACTGGTATGAGACATCCTTCTGGCTGCTCTGGGTCAACTCTGCAGTAAACCCCATCCTTTATCCCCTGTGCCATTACAGTTTCCGCAGAGCTTTCATGAAACTTCTCTGCCccaagaaattaaaaatccaGCCCCACAATTCCCTGGAGCATGGCTGGAAATGA